A genomic stretch from Falco naumanni isolate bFalNau1 chromosome 4, bFalNau1.pat, whole genome shotgun sequence includes:
- the RUVBL1 gene encoding ruvB-like 1 translates to MKIEEVKSTSKTQRIAAHSHVKGLGLDESGTAKPAGAGLVGQENAREACGVIVELIKSKKMAGRAVLLAGPPGTGKTALALAIAQELGSKVPFCPMVGSEVYSTEIKKTEVLMENFRRAIGLRIKETKEVYEGEVTELTPCETENPMGGYGKTISHVIIGLKTAKGTKQLKLDPSIFESLQKERVETGDVIYIEANSGAVKRQGRCDIYATEFDLEAEEYVPLPKGDVHKKKEIIQDVTLHDLDVANARPQGGQDILSMMGQLMKPKKTEITDKLRGEINKVVNKYIDQGIAELVPGVLFVDEVHMLDIECFTYLHRALESSISPIVIFASNRGNCVIRGTEDVVSPHGIPLDLLDRVMIIRTMLYTPQEMKQIIKLRAQTEGINISEEALNHLGEIGTKTTLRYAVQLLTPANLLAKINGKDSIEKEHIEEINELFYDAKSSAKILADQQEKYMK, encoded by the exons ATGAAGATCGAGGAGGTGAAGAGCACCTCGAAGACGCAGCGCATCGCTGCCCACAGCCATGTcaaggggctggggctggatgAGAGCGGCACCGCTAAGCCGGCGGGGGCCGGGCTCGTGGGGCAGGAGAATGCGCGGGAG GCTTGTGGGGTTATAGTGGAACTaatcaaaagcaagaaaatggctggcagagctgtgctgttgGCTGGACCTCCTGGAACTGGCAag actgctTTGGCTTTAGCTATTGCTCAGGAACTGGGAAGTAAAGTTCCCTTTTGTCCTATGGTTGGAAGTGAGGTCTATTCTACTGAgatcaagaaaacagaagttctAATGGAAAACTTCCGACGTGCAATTG GGTTGAGGATTAAAGAGACCAAGGAGGTTTATGAAGGAGAAGTTACAGAACTAACTCCATGTGAGACTGAAAACCCTATGGGGGGCTATGGCAAAACCATCAGCCATGTAATTATAGGACTCAAAACTGCAAAGGGAACCAAACAGCTGAAG CTGGACCCAAGCATATTTGAAAGCTTGCAGAAGGAGCGAGTGGAAACTGGCGACGTTATTTATATTGAAGCAAACAGTGGAGCCGTCAAG aGGCAAGGCAGGTGTGATATCTATGCTACGGAATTTGACCTTGAAGCTGAAGAGTATGTTCCCTTGCCAAAGGGTGATGtgcacaagaaaaaggaaattattcagGATGTCACCCTGCATGACTTGGATGTGGCCAATGCTCGACCTCAG GGTGGGCAAGACATCCTTTCTATGATGGGACAATTGATGAAGCCTAAGAAAACCGAAATTACTG ACAAACTTCGAGGAGAGATAAATAAAGtggtaaataaatacattgatCAAGGCATCGCAGAGCTAGTCCCAGGTGTACTCTTCGTAGATGAGGTGCACATGCTGGATATTGAATGTTTCACATACCTGCACCGAGCACTGGAATCTTCCATTTCACCCATTGTCATCTTTGCTTCCAATCGAGGAAACTGTGTTATCAG AGGCACAGAGGATGTAGTGTCTCCTCATGGAATACCGCTGGACCTGCTGGACAGAGTAATGATTATCCGAACCATGTTGTATACACCCCAAGAAATGAAGCAG ATCATAAAACTTCGTGCTCAGACAGAAGGAATTAATATTAGTGAAGAAGCTCTAAACCATTTAGGGGAAATTGGTACCAAGACAACCTTAAG GTATGCTGTGCAGTTATTGACCCCAGCTAACCTGCTTGCCAAGATTAATGGGAAAGACAGCATCGAGAAAGAGCAtattgaagaaataaatgaacttTTCTATGATGCCAAATCCTCAGCAAAAATCTTGGCTGATCAACAGGAGAAGTACATGAAATAA